A DNA window from Ipomoea triloba cultivar NCNSP0323 chromosome 10, ASM357664v1 contains the following coding sequences:
- the LOC116031639 gene encoding 4-hydroxybenzoate polyprenyltransferase, mitochondrial-like isoform X1, producing MAMTALRRVGRRLAAAQFTSPNPPIAFRSSFVSPSEEIVLSGFHSISTQVASKLRAIQTRAENSRGLWQPFIAFLGDTPSIDVKKNAINTISSDKGLCGGINSADYKTSWNIHKLNSGPEKENKYAKAKAQLIMTDLQKNPLNYTQQSFHFSTLANSEEQKNEQKSSWIDLYLPQKIRPYAHLARLDKPIGTWLLAWPCMWSISLAAAPGSIPDVKMMALFGCGALLLRGAGCTINDLLDRDIDTKVERTRLRPIASGILTPFQGICFLGFQLLLGLGILLQLNNFSRVLGASSLLLVFSYPLMKRLTFWPQAYLGLTFNWGALLGWAAIKGNLDPAVVLPLYLSGVSWTLVYDTIYAHQDKDDDLKVGVKSTALRFGDSTKEWIAGFGIACTSSLALCGYNADIGWPYYAFLAAASAQLAWQIWTVDLSSRADCNKKQICIQQMVWCSHFQRGIIWKNSLIMNFLQDRDLIAVLQ from the exons ATGGCGATGACTGCTTTGAGACGCGTAGGGAGGCGTTTGGCCGCCGCACAGTTCACTTCTCCCAACCCTCCCATTGCGTTTCGCTCCTCTTTTGTCTCTCCTTCCGA GGAGATAGTCTTGTCTGGCTTCCACTCCATTTCTACTCAAGTTG CTTCTAAGCTTCGAGCTATTCAGACTAGAGCTGAAAATTCACGTGGCCTCTGGCAGCCATTCATTGCTTTCCTTGGTGACACTCCAA GTATTGATGTGAAGAAGAATGCCATCAATACTATTTCTTCAGACAAAGGTCTTTGTGGTGGAATCAACTCTGCAGATTACAAGACAAGCTGGAATATTCACAAGTTGAATTCTG GTCCtgagaaggaaaacaaatatGCGAAGGCAAAGGCTCAGTTGATTATGACTGATTTGCAGAAGAATCCTCTAAACTATACACAG CAATCTTTTCATTTCTCTACGTTAGCCAACTCAGAAGAACAAAAGAATGAGCAGAAGTCTTCTTGGATTGATTTGTATTTGCCCCAAAAAATCAGGCCCTATGCGCATCTGGCTCGACTTGATAAACCCATTGGGACCTGGTTACTTGCTTGGCCTTGCATGTG GTCAATTTCTTTGGCAGCAGCACCAGGGAGTATACCTGATGTGAAGATGATGGCTCTGTTTGGTTGTGGGGCTTTGCTTCTGCGGGGTGCCGGATGTACCATTAATGATCTGCTAGATCGTGATATTGACACAAAG GTTGAGAGAACAAGGTTGAGACCAATTGCCAGTGGGATTCTGACACCGTTTCAAGGGATTTGTTTTCTTGGGTTTCAATTGCTTTTGGGTCTTGGGATCCTTCTGCAATTAAACAATTTTAG CCGTGTTTTAGGAGCTTCTTCTTTGCTACTGGTTTTCTCCTATCCCCTCATGAAGAGGCTGACATTTTGG CCTCAAGCTTATCTGGGTCTAACTTTTAACTGGGGAGCATTATTAGGTTGGGCTGCTATTAAAGGCAATCTTGACCCTGCTGTTGTGCTGCCTCTTTATCTATCTGGTGTGTCTTGGACACTTGTTTATGACACTATATATGCTCATCAG GACAAAGATGATGACCTTAAAGTGGGTGTTAAATCCACAGCCTTAAGATTTGGGGATTCAACAAAGGAGTGGATTGCTGGATTTGGAATAGCTTGCACTAGTAGTCTAGCTCTATGTGGATACAATGCTGATATTG GATGGCCATATTATGCCTTTTTGGCAGCTGCAAGTGCCCAATTAGCATGGCAGATTTGGACAGTAGACCTATCATCTCGTGCAGATTGCAACAAAAAGCAA ATTTGTATCCAACAAATGGTTTGGTGCTCTCATTTTCAGCGGGGTATTATTTGGAAGAATTCTCTCATAATG AAT
- the LOC116031639 gene encoding 4-hydroxybenzoate polyprenyltransferase, mitochondrial-like isoform X4, producing the protein MAMTALRRVGRRLAAAQFTSPNPPIAFRSSFVSPSEEIVLSGFHSISTQVGIDVKKNAINTISSDKGLCGGINSADYKTSWNIHKLNSGPEKENKYAKAKAQLIMTDLQKNPLNYTQQSFHFSTLANSEEQKNEQKSSWIDLYLPQKIRPYAHLARLDKPIGTWLLAWPCMWSISLAAAPGSIPDVKMMALFGCGALLLRGAGCTINDLLDRDIDTKVERTRLRPIASGILTPFQGICFLGFQLLLGLGILLQLNNFSRVLGASSLLLVFSYPLMKRLTFWPQAYLGLTFNWGALLGWAAIKGNLDPAVVLPLYLSGVSWTLVYDTIYAHQDKDDDLKVGVKSTALRFGDSTKEWIAGFGIACTSSLALCGYNADIGWPYYAFLAAASAQLAWQIWTVDLSSRADCNKKQICIQQMVWCSHFQRGIIWKNSLIMNFLQDRDLIAVLQ; encoded by the exons ATGGCGATGACTGCTTTGAGACGCGTAGGGAGGCGTTTGGCCGCCGCACAGTTCACTTCTCCCAACCCTCCCATTGCGTTTCGCTCCTCTTTTGTCTCTCCTTCCGA GGAGATAGTCTTGTCTGGCTTCCACTCCATTTCTACTCAAGTTG GTATTGATGTGAAGAAGAATGCCATCAATACTATTTCTTCAGACAAAGGTCTTTGTGGTGGAATCAACTCTGCAGATTACAAGACAAGCTGGAATATTCACAAGTTGAATTCTG GTCCtgagaaggaaaacaaatatGCGAAGGCAAAGGCTCAGTTGATTATGACTGATTTGCAGAAGAATCCTCTAAACTATACACAG CAATCTTTTCATTTCTCTACGTTAGCCAACTCAGAAGAACAAAAGAATGAGCAGAAGTCTTCTTGGATTGATTTGTATTTGCCCCAAAAAATCAGGCCCTATGCGCATCTGGCTCGACTTGATAAACCCATTGGGACCTGGTTACTTGCTTGGCCTTGCATGTG GTCAATTTCTTTGGCAGCAGCACCAGGGAGTATACCTGATGTGAAGATGATGGCTCTGTTTGGTTGTGGGGCTTTGCTTCTGCGGGGTGCCGGATGTACCATTAATGATCTGCTAGATCGTGATATTGACACAAAG GTTGAGAGAACAAGGTTGAGACCAATTGCCAGTGGGATTCTGACACCGTTTCAAGGGATTTGTTTTCTTGGGTTTCAATTGCTTTTGGGTCTTGGGATCCTTCTGCAATTAAACAATTTTAG CCGTGTTTTAGGAGCTTCTTCTTTGCTACTGGTTTTCTCCTATCCCCTCATGAAGAGGCTGACATTTTGG CCTCAAGCTTATCTGGGTCTAACTTTTAACTGGGGAGCATTATTAGGTTGGGCTGCTATTAAAGGCAATCTTGACCCTGCTGTTGTGCTGCCTCTTTATCTATCTGGTGTGTCTTGGACACTTGTTTATGACACTATATATGCTCATCAG GACAAAGATGATGACCTTAAAGTGGGTGTTAAATCCACAGCCTTAAGATTTGGGGATTCAACAAAGGAGTGGATTGCTGGATTTGGAATAGCTTGCACTAGTAGTCTAGCTCTATGTGGATACAATGCTGATATTG GATGGCCATATTATGCCTTTTTGGCAGCTGCAAGTGCCCAATTAGCATGGCAGATTTGGACAGTAGACCTATCATCTCGTGCAGATTGCAACAAAAAGCAA ATTTGTATCCAACAAATGGTTTGGTGCTCTCATTTTCAGCGGGGTATTATTTGGAAGAATTCTCTCATAATG AAT
- the LOC116031639 gene encoding 4-hydroxybenzoate polyprenyltransferase, mitochondrial-like isoform X2, whose product MAMTALRRVGRRLAAAQFTSPNPPIAFRSSFVSPSEEIVLSGFHSISTQVASKLRAIQTRAENSRGLWQPFIAFLGDTPSIDVKKNAINTISSDKGLCGGINSADYKTSWNIHKLNSGPEKENKYAKAKAQLIMTDLQKNPLNYTQQSFHFSTLANSEEQKNEQKSSWIDLYLPQKIRPYAHLARLDKPIGTWLLAWPCMWSISLAAAPGSIPDVKMMALFGCGALLLRGAGCTINDLLDRDIDTKVERTRLRPIASGILTPFQGICFLGFQLLLGLGILLQLNNFSRVLGASSLLLVFSYPLMKRLTFWPQAYLGLTFNWGALLGWAAIKGNLDPAVVLPLYLSGVSWTLVYDTIYAHQDKDDDLKVGVKSTALRFGDSTKEWIAGFGIACTSSLALCGYNADIGWPYYAFLAAASAQLAWQIWTVDLSSRADCNKKQICIQQMVWCSHFQRGIIWKNSLIMDRDLIAVLQ is encoded by the exons ATGGCGATGACTGCTTTGAGACGCGTAGGGAGGCGTTTGGCCGCCGCACAGTTCACTTCTCCCAACCCTCCCATTGCGTTTCGCTCCTCTTTTGTCTCTCCTTCCGA GGAGATAGTCTTGTCTGGCTTCCACTCCATTTCTACTCAAGTTG CTTCTAAGCTTCGAGCTATTCAGACTAGAGCTGAAAATTCACGTGGCCTCTGGCAGCCATTCATTGCTTTCCTTGGTGACACTCCAA GTATTGATGTGAAGAAGAATGCCATCAATACTATTTCTTCAGACAAAGGTCTTTGTGGTGGAATCAACTCTGCAGATTACAAGACAAGCTGGAATATTCACAAGTTGAATTCTG GTCCtgagaaggaaaacaaatatGCGAAGGCAAAGGCTCAGTTGATTATGACTGATTTGCAGAAGAATCCTCTAAACTATACACAG CAATCTTTTCATTTCTCTACGTTAGCCAACTCAGAAGAACAAAAGAATGAGCAGAAGTCTTCTTGGATTGATTTGTATTTGCCCCAAAAAATCAGGCCCTATGCGCATCTGGCTCGACTTGATAAACCCATTGGGACCTGGTTACTTGCTTGGCCTTGCATGTG GTCAATTTCTTTGGCAGCAGCACCAGGGAGTATACCTGATGTGAAGATGATGGCTCTGTTTGGTTGTGGGGCTTTGCTTCTGCGGGGTGCCGGATGTACCATTAATGATCTGCTAGATCGTGATATTGACACAAAG GTTGAGAGAACAAGGTTGAGACCAATTGCCAGTGGGATTCTGACACCGTTTCAAGGGATTTGTTTTCTTGGGTTTCAATTGCTTTTGGGTCTTGGGATCCTTCTGCAATTAAACAATTTTAG CCGTGTTTTAGGAGCTTCTTCTTTGCTACTGGTTTTCTCCTATCCCCTCATGAAGAGGCTGACATTTTGG CCTCAAGCTTATCTGGGTCTAACTTTTAACTGGGGAGCATTATTAGGTTGGGCTGCTATTAAAGGCAATCTTGACCCTGCTGTTGTGCTGCCTCTTTATCTATCTGGTGTGTCTTGGACACTTGTTTATGACACTATATATGCTCATCAG GACAAAGATGATGACCTTAAAGTGGGTGTTAAATCCACAGCCTTAAGATTTGGGGATTCAACAAAGGAGTGGATTGCTGGATTTGGAATAGCTTGCACTAGTAGTCTAGCTCTATGTGGATACAATGCTGATATTG GATGGCCATATTATGCCTTTTTGGCAGCTGCAAGTGCCCAATTAGCATGGCAGATTTGGACAGTAGACCTATCATCTCGTGCAGATTGCAACAAAAAGCAA ATTTGTATCCAACAAATGGTTTGGTGCTCTCATTTTCAGCGGGGTATTATTTGGAAGAATTCTCTCATAATG
- the LOC116031639 gene encoding 4-hydroxybenzoate polyprenyltransferase, mitochondrial-like isoform X3 gives MAMTALRRVGRRLAAAQFTSPNPPIAFRSSFVSPSEEIVLSGFHSISTQVASKLRAIQTRAENSRGLWQPFIAFLGDTPSIDVKKNAINTISSDKGLCGGINSADYKTSWNIHKLNSGPEKENKYAKAKAQLIMTDLQKNPLNYTQQSFHFSTLANSEEQKNEQKSSWIDLYLPQKIRPYAHLARLDKPIGTWLLAWPCMWSISLAAAPGSIPDVKMMALFGCGALLLRGAGCTINDLLDRDIDTKVERTRLRPIASGILTPFQGICFLGFQLLLGLGILLQLNNFSRVLGASSLLLVFSYPLMKRLTFWPQAYLGLTFNWGALLGWAAIKGNLDPAVVLPLYLSGVSWTLVYDTIYAHQDKDDDLKVGVKSTALRFGDSTKEWIAGFGIACTSSLALCGYNADIGWPYYAFLAAASAQLAWQIWTVDLSSRADCNKKFVSNKWFGALIFSGVLFGRILS, from the exons ATGGCGATGACTGCTTTGAGACGCGTAGGGAGGCGTTTGGCCGCCGCACAGTTCACTTCTCCCAACCCTCCCATTGCGTTTCGCTCCTCTTTTGTCTCTCCTTCCGA GGAGATAGTCTTGTCTGGCTTCCACTCCATTTCTACTCAAGTTG CTTCTAAGCTTCGAGCTATTCAGACTAGAGCTGAAAATTCACGTGGCCTCTGGCAGCCATTCATTGCTTTCCTTGGTGACACTCCAA GTATTGATGTGAAGAAGAATGCCATCAATACTATTTCTTCAGACAAAGGTCTTTGTGGTGGAATCAACTCTGCAGATTACAAGACAAGCTGGAATATTCACAAGTTGAATTCTG GTCCtgagaaggaaaacaaatatGCGAAGGCAAAGGCTCAGTTGATTATGACTGATTTGCAGAAGAATCCTCTAAACTATACACAG CAATCTTTTCATTTCTCTACGTTAGCCAACTCAGAAGAACAAAAGAATGAGCAGAAGTCTTCTTGGATTGATTTGTATTTGCCCCAAAAAATCAGGCCCTATGCGCATCTGGCTCGACTTGATAAACCCATTGGGACCTGGTTACTTGCTTGGCCTTGCATGTG GTCAATTTCTTTGGCAGCAGCACCAGGGAGTATACCTGATGTGAAGATGATGGCTCTGTTTGGTTGTGGGGCTTTGCTTCTGCGGGGTGCCGGATGTACCATTAATGATCTGCTAGATCGTGATATTGACACAAAG GTTGAGAGAACAAGGTTGAGACCAATTGCCAGTGGGATTCTGACACCGTTTCAAGGGATTTGTTTTCTTGGGTTTCAATTGCTTTTGGGTCTTGGGATCCTTCTGCAATTAAACAATTTTAG CCGTGTTTTAGGAGCTTCTTCTTTGCTACTGGTTTTCTCCTATCCCCTCATGAAGAGGCTGACATTTTGG CCTCAAGCTTATCTGGGTCTAACTTTTAACTGGGGAGCATTATTAGGTTGGGCTGCTATTAAAGGCAATCTTGACCCTGCTGTTGTGCTGCCTCTTTATCTATCTGGTGTGTCTTGGACACTTGTTTATGACACTATATATGCTCATCAG GACAAAGATGATGACCTTAAAGTGGGTGTTAAATCCACAGCCTTAAGATTTGGGGATTCAACAAAGGAGTGGATTGCTGGATTTGGAATAGCTTGCACTAGTAGTCTAGCTCTATGTGGATACAATGCTGATATTG GATGGCCATATTATGCCTTTTTGGCAGCTGCAAGTGCCCAATTAGCATGGCAGATTTGGACAGTAGACCTATCATCTCGTGCAGATTGCAACAAAAA ATTTGTATCCAACAAATGGTTTGGTGCTCTCATTTTCAGCGGGGTATTATTTGGAAGAATTCTCTCATAA